In the Sulfobacillus thermosulfidooxidans DSM 9293 genome, TGGAGAACGGCTGGCCAAATTGATTAGTCAACAGAAAATTGGGGGCAGGAATATCCTTGATGGGAGCACCTGGATCGACGGACGCTGGTTGACTGGGTGGTGTCGATACCGAATTTGGGTTGGCTGCAGCAATATGAACGGACGACACGGCTTTGTACACGGCAAAGCCGACCGCCATTAAGACAGCGAGAATTCCCAAAGAAATTGACCATAAAGTTGTTTTACGCATAACGGAAAACCTCCACTTTACTTGCTTTAAGAAAAGACCGTTGACAGGCCGGGACCAAGAAGCCAGTACCAACCCAGATAGAAGGCGGCAGCAACCATAATCACCGCACTGAGCTTTTGCACCATCGGTGTAATTTGATTGATCACCCGTTCGACCACGCTGCGGGTGATGGCGGTCACGGTCGATAATCCGGTAATGACAGTGGCTACGCCCAGGGCAAATGCTCCATACACGGTCACTGCCGATGTGCCAGGATGGTTGAGGCTTTCACTCACCACTACCATAAAAACAGGAAGGCTACAGGTTAGGGAAACCATGCCATAACTCAGTCCGTAAGCGATAAAGGCGGGAGCACTACCCCGTTCAAAAGTGCGTTGTAATCCACTTAACGCTTTTGTACCGGGAATGGTGCCAAACGTTAGGGATCCCCGCCAGGTAAAAATGGCGAGAATGATTAGAAATAAGGCCATCAACAATGAAAAAATCGGGACGATTTGAAACAAGATATGACCAATCAATGAGAGCACAAGACTGGCCACTCCAAAAATCACCACGACACCGAATGACGTTAACAGCCCGGCTTTGATTCCCCCTGTCCATTTCCAGTGACCAGGATTTACACGTCCTGAAAGCAGATACAATAAATAGGATGGCAACAATGCGACCCCACAGGGATTAAAGGCGGTGACTAAACCCGCTGAATACGCTAATAACTCAGGAATCGACAAGAATCATAAACCCTCCTTGACACGGCAAATGTTTTCCGAAAAATTTGTGTCCCGCAAAATACCATCCGAGAGCTCAAAGGTTCTATCGCAAAAACTTTTTTGTGGGCTCCGAACACATTACACTATGTCGATTATGGCTCAAAGAGATGAAGTCGGCAACGGACAAAACTGGATCCGTTGCGATTCAGTTTAAGAGGGTGACCCGCGATTAATGGGACTGTGGTACAAGATGGGTGATGAGATAAAGAGCACGGGTGACACTGGGAGCATACACGGCATAAGCTTCTTTGCCAATCATTCGCTCGGCAACAGCATGGATGTGGGGAGCACCCGCAAGGGTAATCGCGGAGACAGAAATCCCGGGCGATGAAGTCACTGGAGCCACATCTCCGGCTTTGAAAATAATTTGAGGAGAGAGTGTGGCGGGGACAGCCACGTTCTCAGGCAGGGGTTTGAGGGTTTTATACCACGAAATTTCATAGCCGCCTGGATTGACCCAACTATCCACGCTCATATAATAAGTTCCGGTGCGTGGGTGAACCGGTGGCAGGTAGATGGGAATATGGCATTGACTAATAATTAATTGCTCGTTCGAGGGCAATTTGCGTGGTAATGGGGAAATATGGGACTGGACCTTGGTGGCATAAGTGAGCTGCTGGTGATCTTTAACAGGCACTTCAACCACTTTAATATCTTTCACGCTTAAGGAATGAGCGGTTTTCATGACAATGTTTTCCTGAAGGGTAAACGGTTCGGCTTGGCTTAAGCGATTTTGAGACATGGAATGTGCCATCCATAGTAATTCTTGATTGCTCACGCTCATTTGAGAGACCAAAATCGTATAAATTTTGTGGTTATGCGGCCAAGCGACGGCTTTATCATGCCCTAAATCCGGCCAAAGCCAGAAGGTTTGTCCAAATTGGTGCACAATATGGGGATGCGGCCATAACGGATATTGGCTGGCCGTCACCATAAGCCACGGGCTTTGTTTCGCAAAGTAAGAGAAATTGGCGGAGGTAACCTTGGAAGCGACCTCGGGCCGCGCGGCTTTTTCACTCACTCCGATCCAATAATTCACTCGGGTATGCGTATCTTTGGGCATGGAATCTAACACGGGCAGGTGGCTCACTCCCGCTCGCACGACGGGAATCATGCCCGTCGCACTCAACGTCTCGTTAAAAGGCAAGAAGGAGGGCACGGGGATAACCGGCTGACGGTGGCCCTTAAGAAAGGGTATGGCAAAATTGAGAATTTTGGCGGCGCCTTGTAACTGCGTCGAGGGTGGGGATGCATGATGTGACCACGGAGCCCATACACTAAGAACAAAAGCCCCGGCCACAGCCACACTGCCCACGGTCAAAGACCATGACGCCCAAAACGGACGGGATTTGGGGGCTTTGACCGCATGAAATTCCGGAATTGGCATGGCATCCAGATGTTGATGGAGGGCCATGCGAATTTTTTCTTCCCACTCGTCAGATTTTCTCGTCATGTTCTGCCACCTCATTTCGTAGCCGTTTGCGTAACCGTGCCAATTTTGTTTTTAAAAAGGTTGGAGTCGTTCCTAAAATGGCGGCGGCTTCTTTTAACGGTAAGTCATGATAATACACTAAAACAATGGCCATCCGGTCTTTGGGTTTCAATTGGGCGATGGCATCCCACAAAACCGATAATTCCTGATTATCGTCGGAAATTTCGGCATGACCGGATTTCGAGAGGCTGAGCTGGTCAAATAATTGCACCTCTTGCCGCTTTTGACGAAATACATCCATGCATAAATGGGCTACCACCGTAAAGAACCAACGCAAAGGCGGCGATTTCCCATGGTGTTTGTCCCGGTATACCACATAACGGGCTAAACACTCCTGAACGATGTCTTCGGCCAAGGAGTAATCGCGAATCGTCGCCCAGGCAAAACGGAAAAGTTTAGGTGCAATCTGCTCAACAAATTCCACCAGTTCTTCTTCGCTGGCGGGATGCGCAACGGATAACTTGTTTACAGCTTTCGCGAAAATCACCTCGCCTTTATGGCAAGGCTGGAACCGGTGCCCGTTTTGGAGATGGCGCCGTAGAACGACCGGTGAGCCATAACCCCAGCCTTGTTCGCGATATCATTCTAATAATGCCTAAAGAGACGCTGGCTGTCACGATGACGCTGAAAATGTCGGCGATTGGCCACGGCATTTGGGTCGATGCCCATGAGGCTAAAGGCTCTAAAATCATGGGATGAATTAAGTAAATGCCGAGGGAGAACGTAGAAAACTGCCTTAATAGCCGTGACACCCAGCCCCATTTGACGGCTTCGGTAATCATTTGTCCAGCGACAAGCAAAAGGATAAAGGTCATAATCGAATAAGGTACCATGGCGGGCTGCAACACGCTTTGTGCCGTCATCAAATTTTTATGCTGGGCTGTCCATAAAAAGACGCCCGTGAGCATCATCCAACTTAATCCCCACCCGCTCGCAATAATCAAACGGTGCTGCCGTAAATATTGGGACACGTTTTCCCATGATGTGGCCAATAATCCGCCGGAGACAAAATAGAGGCTATAAGTCCAGACTTCAAGACCCGTGTAGTGATTGATGCCTTGAGGGTGAGGTCCCAAACCATAGGCATCATAAGCCATTAGAAGCAGTTCGAAGATAAACACTGTCGTCCAAAGGCGCCAGGGTCTCTCCCGGTAGCGGCGAATCATCCAAAAAAACACCGGGAAGATCGTATAAAATTGGATAGTAATCAACAAATAATAGAGATCAAATGCAGCATTACCCGTGGGCAAATCCGAAAGAGTCGTGGTGATAACAAGCCCAGGATGTTGCCATCCTAAAGTCCTGACGACATAAATAAGACTCCATAAAATATAGGGTATGCCGATAATGGGATAACGCTTGCGGAAAAATTTTTGCCAGGAGGTGGGCCGGTTCAACATGGCTTGCGTTAAGACCAGCCCCGTAATAGCCATAAAGACTTCTCGAGTAAAATGTAAAAGGGTGAGCACATAGGCACTGGGAAGTGTGCGCCCTTCGCTGGTAAACCAGGTTGCATGGACCATAATGACCCCTAATATCGTTAAACCCCGAACCATATCAACCGCCATTAACCGTTGAGATTTCATGCGTGCTGCCCTTCTTTCACCAGCATCCGGCGCTGAATTTTCCCTGTTGCATTTTTGGGTAAGGTCTCCACAAAGTGATAGGCGACAGGACGCTTGTAAGGGCTTAAATGTTGGGCCGATAACGCCCTAAGAGCCTCTTCAATTCCCGGATCCGATGACACAATATAGGCCACGGGTTCTTCCCCCAAAACGGGATGGGGACGGCCTACCACCACACATTCTTGTACGTGTTTGTCCTTGTAAAGAATTTCTTCCACTTCACGGGGAAAAATGCTCTCGCCTCCCCGTTTAATAACGTCTTTGACACGCCCGTCGAGATATAAATACCCGTCCTCATCAAAATGCCCGAGATCGCCCGTGTGATACCATCCCCCTGTCATTTCGGATAGAGCCCAGGCGTTCATGGGAAGGTGAGGTCGGATGACGGGACCACCCTTAATCCATACTTCAGAATTAATCAAGCGCACCATAATATTTTTGGGGCGACCCACGGAACCAGCAGGCCCTCTTTGTGGCCACGGGCCTGAGTTAACGGTGATAGGACCGCAAGCTTCTGTCATTCCATAACTTTCGATGACGGGAACGCCAAATTGCTCTTCGATGCGTTCTAAAAGAACATGACCTAAAGGCGCGGAAGCCGAGCGAATAAAGCGAAGGGACGCGTGGTGAGAGGAATGGTTGATGGGCAGCTGATGGGCTTGGTGCGATAATATGGTTAAAATTGTGGGAACGGCATTGATCCAGTTCACGTCCTGTTTTTGCACTGTATGCCAAAAGGTCTGCCGGTTAAACGGATCTAAAATTAGGGTACCCCCAGCTAACAAGGTGGAAAACAGCGCGATGACGGGTGCATTCACATGAAAAAGAGGGAGAGGTGAATACCCGCGGGAATCTTCCGTTAAGTGATGGGTTATTTTCACGGTGAGCGCTTGTTCCCATAGTTGGTCTTGTGCCAACCCTACGGTTTTGGGGTGTCCCGTTGAACCAGAAGTAAAAAGAATCATCCCACTAAAATTGTCTTGCCAGGGTTCTTCAGCGTCTTTGATCTCGGATTCTAATGTCCAACGGGAGTTAACGACCTGGTCTTTGTCATCATGAAGCCACACTCCGCAGTGAGCCTCTTTCAATTGACGCTGCCATTCTTCCCGAGGAGCTTTGGGATTTAACGGAACTACCACAAGATCCCAGGCTAACAAGGCTAAAAGCGCCACAGCAAAATGGCAGGGCGAGGAACTACTGAGCCCGATGGCTTGGTACGATTTGATGTGGTGCTGTTTCAAGAGACGATGAATTCGTTCGATTTCAAGCCCCACCTGTTCATAGGTTCTTATGGTGTCATCACAAACTAAAAACGGCTGGGTTAAATCGGGTAACGTCTTCCACCTGTTTACCGCCCAGTTATTTAGCGTCATGTGCTTGCTCCCTCTCAGTTTTTTGATGGGTTAAGGTCTTTTGGTTCCATATTTTTGGCACGTGGGATTCCGGGTTCGTTACCCGAGAGCAACGAACCGGGTTTCTTTAGCCCACAGACTTAAAGCCAATGTGCCTAACCAGGTGACGACCGCAGTAAAAATCAAGGTGCCTTGAATACCGGAAGAACTTAAGGCCTGCTCTAAGATAAATGGAGCTAAGGCCCCGCCCAGGAGTCTGGCAACCGCCTCAGCGGCTCCCACGCCTTTGGCTCGAATGGCTGTCGGATATTGTTCCGCGGTGAAAATTTTCATCGCGGGATCGACAGCAATGCCAAAGAATGAAAGAGCCATACCCGCCATGATAATTTCGGAAAACTGGTGAAGATGGCTGAAGAGCAAGGCAAACAATCCAGCGAAAAGAGTAAAGCTAATCAACAGCGGTTTCCGTCCAATCCGTTCGACGAGCCATGATTCGATGAGTTTGCCAGGAATGGATGCGGCCATGATGAGGCTGGCGAACAAGAGGGCTTGGTGGGCGCTAAATCCTTCTTTTAGAAGCAGCGACGGCATAAAGTTCATAATCACATAAAACAGCAGCAGCACAGCAGGGAAGGCAATCCAAAGCATGGCGGTTTGCCGTCTGAAACTTGGAGACCAGAGTTTTTTGGAGGATGGGATCACAGTAGACCTGGCTTGTGAGAGCCAAATGGGCGATTCAGGGACAAACCGCATAATCGCAATTAAAACCAGATAGCCAAATGCGCCCAGATAAAACATTTGGCGCCAACCTCCAGGCCCTCCATAGGGAATGATCCACGATGCTAGAAAGGGACTAGTGAAATAGCCAATGGATAAAAAGGCATCCAGAATGCCGGCGGATCGCCCTCGCGCATGTGACGGTGCCAATTCGGCAAAAAGCGTATAGGGGATAGGAAAGGTCGCTCCTAATCCCAGACCCGCTAAAAAGCGCAGGATGACAAACATTGTCCAATTGTCCGACAAACCAGTGAGGACGGTGAGTGTCGTATAATAGAGCAATGCAACTTGCAAAATGGTCTTGCGTCCCAATTTATCCGCTAAAACCCCTGCGGGGAATACGCCTAAGGCTACGCCCAGTGTCGGAGCAGAAACGACCGCACTGCTTTGCCAGGCACTCAAGTGCCACTGGGCCTTCAACGATGGCAAAACTGTTCCGGTTAACCCAATGTCATAGGCTTCAATGAGCCAGACCATCGCGACTAACAATAATAAACCCCATAAGCGCCACGACAGTGGATGTGGACGGTTGTTCTTCATTTCAGCAATCACCAGACACGGCTCCTTTTCGGTTTTATCCTAAAGACGAAAAAAATGGAGTTTGGTAATCACGGTCCAAAAAATTTTTTTGTGGAAAATCATGCAGAAAAAACCAAGGAGATAAAAGCACACGACGAGGCATGTTTTTTGACAACGGGGCGCAACTGCACTTTAAAATCGGGCTGGTGACATGGTTAAAATTACAGCTTTTCATTCGGAGGCGACTTGCTACAATGAAAGGCATGGATAAGAAAGGCATGGATATTTGATAAGGGTCTCGGGGAATTTGTGAGGAGGAATACGAGTTGAGTCAGCATAGTGGTTCGGATCAGCCCTTATGCCCAAAATGCCATCAGTTGGTACGTAGTGAGGATCGTTTTTGCCGGTACTGCGGTTATAAACTGACAAAACCGACCGCCACCTCTTTACGGAGCGGGCGCCCCACGAAACGTCTTCCCCGGTGGCCATTTGTATTGGTAGGACTGGCATTGGGGGTGGTGGCAGCGTTCGTTATCGGCAACCAGTCTCAAAAGGTCGCAACCACAGGCTCTTTCAAGAAGTCCTCTCTGTCACAGTCACATCAGCATTCTTCGCCACCGGTATCTCAATCTTCTCCGTCACCCTCTCCCTCTTCGTCTCCGAGTCCAAGTCCCTCACCGAGTCCAAGTCCCTCGCCCAGTCCGAGTCCATCCCAGAACCCCAGTCCGAGTCCATCGGCACAACCATCGTCGCAAGCTCAGAACTTTGTCAGCGTTCAGAATGTCTATCATGGCACCACATTAGGGTTGAGCCTTCCTACGGTGCTCGATACGGTCGAGTTATCCAGTCCGGGGGCTTGGCAATGGGGAAATAAAAAAGGGCAGGTCAGTATGGATGTGGTGGCGCACAAACCGTCGAGCATTTCTGACGCTTTAGGCCCTAGCACTTTTGGTACACCCATTATTCCTGAGGGGAAGAGAGTCTCTCAAACCATTTATGTCAAATGGCCGGGACAGGGATGGGTAGAAGTGTCCATGCAGGTTCCCCAAAAACATGAAGCGTGGCTGTCGACGATCGCGCAAAGTATCCATATCGGTTAATTGCGGGGTAGGGTGAAGAATGGTGTTCAGTGAGAAAATAAGAGCTCCGAAATCGGAACTCCTATTTTCTCTATAAAGTGGGCAGTGTTGCAGGCAATTCACTTAATGATGACGTTATGGCCTTGGGCCGTATGCCTAATTCTTCCGCCGGTAAGTACAAGCGGTTAATCCAAATCGTATGAAATCCAAAATGGCTGGCTCCGGCGATGTCCCAGCCATTAGATGAAACAAAAACCACTTGCGAGGGCGCTTGGTTAAATTGGGTCACAACCAGGTTATAAGCTTCAGGATGAGGCTTATAGTGTTGGGTGAGGTCCACACTTAACACCTCATCAAGGACAGCTTGCATTTGCGTGGCCTTTACGCCTTCTTGCAACATTAAGGGTGTTCCATTGGACAAAATGATAGGCTGATGTGATAAAGCCTTCAATGCGTTCAAAGTCGGAAGGGCATCATTAAAGGCAACGGGATTCCACCAGGCATGTTCCAAATCATTTTGTTCCGCCCGAGATAAGGACAGGTGAAAATACTGCAAGCTATACACTAATGCATCGTGAGTAATTTGGTCAAAGGGGACATATTGGTGCATTATGGTCCGTAAAAATGCGTATTCCAACTGCTTTTGGCGCCATAAGCTCAAAAGCCTTTGGGCGTTCTCCGGGTCTGTGAATCGTTCGCATTCCCTTTGAATTTGAGTGACATCCCATAATGTGCCGTAGGCATCAAAGACGACGATCATGATAAATCTCCTTTGTACGGTAGTCCGGTAGCACGGTGGCTTAACCGCTTTTTAGGCCAACATGCTGTATTGTCTAACCATTAAGGTTCGACCATACCCGATCTAAGCATTTTTCGTCATCACAGGATAATAATGACAACATGACTATAGTCTCTTCTTATGCCAACAACATCCTAATCCAATGCATCTTCATTAGGCATCTTGCTGTAAGGCGGATGAGGAACTTATCTGAGATTGTTTAGCATCTTTAGATTGTCTTGGCAAAAGCCAGGTGCTCAAAAAAGTTAAGAGCGCAAATCCCAACGCCATTTCAAACGCGTGATGTAATCCTAAGGCGGTTAAATGCCGGGCTAGAGCTTTTACGGATGGGGATAACGTGTGGCGCTTGGCCGGATTTAATAGGAGTTGGGTGGCTTGATTGGCGGTCAAATGCTGACTCTTTGGCAGATTGATTAACGTGCCCATTAAGGCTACGCCAATAGATCCACCAATCGTACGGAAAAACTGTGTGCTCCCGGTTACCACTCCGCGCAAATCCCAGGGAACTTGACTTTGTAAACCAATAAGTAAGCTCGTCAACGATAGACCGAGGCCGGTTCCGATAACCAATGTACTGGCGAGAACCACGAAATTTTGGGGAATGGCAGTGATGGCCATGAACACCGAACCACCGACCAATAAGAGCCCGCCAATGACAGCCACCGGGCGGTATCCTGAACGCACAATCAGTCTGCTAGACGCCATAGCGGCGATGGGCCATCCCACTAACATGGGTGTAATGGCCCGTCCCGCCGCCGAAGCTGTTCCGAATTCGACGCTTTGCACAAACAGCGGCACAAACGAAATCAATCCAAATAGCAACATGCCGGCAAATAAATTGACCCCGGTGCTGAAAAACACAAATGGCTGGCGGAACAAAGGTAAGGGTAAAATCGGTTCTTGCGCGGAACGTTCCACACGCAAAAAACTCCATGTGATCAGGACCCCAAGCCCCATAAAGACCAAGCGAAGAGGCAAGTGCCACGACGTTTGCATTAATCCGATTAAGAACCCGGTGACACCGATGGTGAGCAGAATTGTTCCCAGAGTGTCGAGTTTATGCACTTTCTTTTCCACGGTTTCATGAAATGTGGTAATTAAGATAATCATGGCCACAATGCCCACAGGTAGATTGATTTCAAAAACCCAGCGCCAACTGGCATTTTCGACAATCCAAGCGCCAATTAACGGACCAATAATGGCCGACAAACCCCAGACGGCGGAGAATAACCCTTGGACCTTGGCACGTTGTTCTAATGTAAAAAGATCTCCGACAATCGTTAAAGCCACGGGAAGGACGCCGGCGGCTCCGAGCCCTTGTAGGGCACGGAAAAGGATGAGTTCGGGCATACTTTGCGACAAGCCGGACAGCACAGAACCCAAGGTGAAAATGAACGTCCCCGCTAAGAAGACGGTTTTGCGTCCATACATATCGGCCAGTTTGCTGTAAATGGGCACCGGTGTGGTAGAGGTCAAAAGATATGCCGAAAAGACCCATCCATAAATCGCGACCCCATGGAGATCATTAATAATGCTAGGCATCGCGGTGCCAACAATCGTCATGTCCAGAGCCGACAGAAACATCGCTAATAAGATCGCGATGACAATCCAAACCTTGCTGCGTGAAGCGGTAATTGGCAAGCCGGATCCCTCTTTTCTTAATTTAACGTTGACGTAAAATGCAGACATTTTCCGTTCAATAAAAAAATCACTCCTTCACTATATCATACTTTTTTGCTGTTGCATGTCTTTTGATTGCCATCAATACGGCAACACCTAAGCGGTGAACAAATCGACAAAGACTCCGCTCGTCAAATTATGTCTTGTCACCAAGACGTTTCTTCGTTTAAACTACAGGTGTCATGACAGGTGTTATATATAGATAAATGATTTCACGCGCGGAGGGAATACATGTTGATACAGGCCTGGCACAAATTGGCGCAACAAGGCTTAGAAGAAGATGTTGGGCATGGCGACATCACGACCGAGCTCACTATACCAAAAGATTTGCAAGGGACAATGAACTTTACCGCGCGTCAAGAACTGGTGATTTGCGGATTACCCATTATCCAAGCCGTTTATGATCAGTTAAATCCCGCTGTCAGCATTTGCTTGTACCGCCAGGAGGGAGAGAAGTGTCAGCCACAGGATGTTGTGGCATCCGTTAAGGGACCTGTGCAATCCCTATTAATGGGTGAGCGGGTGGTCCTCAATGTGTTGACGTGGCTAAGCGGCATAGCCACCATCACCCGGGATATGGTGGACAAAATCTCAGATTTACCCGTCAAAATTCTAGACACCCGCAAGACCCGTCCCGGGCAAAGGATTTATGAGAAATATGCTGTCAAAGTAGGCGGAGGTCACAATCACCGGTTTGGTCTATATGATGCCATTTTGGTCAAAGACAACCATGTGGCGGCAAAAGGTGGAATGGCCAATGCGTTGCATGACATTCGCCGGCACGCCCCACACGGCATGTTTATTGAAGTGGAAGTTGACAGGCTTGATCAAATACCCGAGGTTTTAGCAGCGCAGGTGGATGGCATTTTATTAGACAACATGTCGGTGGAAGAGGTACGTCAAGCCGTTTTATACATTAATCACCGAGTGTTTGTGGAAGCATCGGGAGGCATTAACCCAGCCAATTTACGCGAAATGGCCGAGACGGGGGTTGATGCGATTTCGCTGGGTTATATCACGCATTCAGCGCCCTACGTGGATATTGGAGCAGACTGGGAGGTGAGAGGATGAACGTTGATGCCCTGGTGATTGGGGCAGGCATTGGCGGTTTGGCCACGGCACTAGAAATGGCGCAATTTCACGATGTGCTTCTCTGTGCGCCCTCTCAGGGCTGGAAACACGGGAGTACATACCGGGCGCAAGGAGGCGTGGCCGTAGCACTGGGTCCTGATGATCATTGGCGGTATCATCTAGAAGACACGCTAACGGTGACAAGGGGTCTGGCCGATCCGGGGGCTGTGCGCATTCTTGTCCAAGAGGGGCCTGATGTGGTGCGCCCTTTAATTGAGGCCGGCATTTTTCAGATGTCACCCGGTTCTCTTCAGCCTGAATTAGGCCGGGAAGCAGGGCACCGCCAGTCCCGCATTCTTCATGCGCCCGGTAGTCTAACGGGCCGAGCCATTGGCCAATATCTGTATGAACAAGCC is a window encoding:
- a CDS encoding cytochrome c biogenesis protein CcdA translates to MSIPELLAYSAGLVTAFNPCGVALLPSYLLYLLSGRVNPGHWKWTGGIKAGLLTSFGVVVIFGVASLVLSLIGHILFQIVPIFSLLMALFLIILAIFTWRGSLTFGTIPGTKALSGLQRTFERGSAPAFIAYGLSYGMVSLTCSLPVFMVVVSESLNHPGTSAVTVYGAFALGVATVITGLSTVTAITRSVVERVINQITPMVQKLSAVIMVAAAFYLGWYWLLGPGLSTVFS
- a CDS encoding RNA polymerase sigma factor; amino-acid sequence: MIFAKAVNKLSVAHPASEEELVEFVEQIAPKLFRFAWATIRDYSLAEDIVQECLARYVVYRDKHHGKSPPLRWFFTVVAHLCMDVFRQKRQEVQLFDQLSLSKSGHAEISDDNQELSVLWDAIAQLKPKDRMAIVLVYYHDLPLKEAAAILGTTPTFLKTKLARLRKRLRNEVAEHDEKI
- a CDS encoding acyltransferase, producing the protein MKSQRLMAVDMVRGLTILGVIMVHATWFTSEGRTLPSAYVLTLLHFTREVFMAITGLVLTQAMLNRPTSWQKFFRKRYPIIGIPYILWSLIYVVRTLGWQHPGLVITTTLSDLPTGNAAFDLYYLLITIQFYTIFPVFFWMIRRYRERPWRLWTTVFIFELLLMAYDAYGLGPHPQGINHYTGLEVWTYSLYFVSGGLLATSWENVSQYLRQHRLIIASGWGLSWMMLTGVFLWTAQHKNLMTAQSVLQPAMVPYSIMTFILLLVAGQMITEAVKWGWVSRLLRQFSTFSLGIYLIHPMILEPLASWASTQMPWPIADIFSVIVTASVSLGIIRMISRTRLGLWLTGRSTAPSPKRAPVPALP
- a CDS encoding AMP-binding protein → MTLNNWAVNRWKTLPDLTQPFLVCDDTIRTYEQVGLEIERIHRLLKQHHIKSYQAIGLSSSSPCHFAVALLALLAWDLVVVPLNPKAPREEWQRQLKEAHCGVWLHDDKDQVVNSRWTLESEIKDAEEPWQDNFSGMILFTSGSTGHPKTVGLAQDQLWEQALTVKITHHLTEDSRGYSPLPLFHVNAPVIALFSTLLAGGTLILDPFNRQTFWHTVQKQDVNWINAVPTILTILSHQAHQLPINHSSHHASLRFIRSASAPLGHVLLERIEEQFGVPVIESYGMTEACGPITVNSGPWPQRGPAGSVGRPKNIMVRLINSEVWIKGGPVIRPHLPMNAWALSEMTGGWYHTGDLGHFDEDGYLYLDGRVKDVIKRGGESIFPREVEEILYKDKHVQECVVVGRPHPVLGEEPVAYIVSSDPGIEEALRALSAQHLSPYKRPVAYHFVETLPKNATGKIQRRMLVKEGQHA
- a CDS encoding MFS transporter, which encodes MIAEMKNNRPHPLSWRLWGLLLLVAMVWLIEAYDIGLTGTVLPSLKAQWHLSAWQSSAVVSAPTLGVALGVFPAGVLADKLGRKTILQVALLYYTTLTVLTGLSDNWTMFVILRFLAGLGLGATFPIPYTLFAELAPSHARGRSAGILDAFLSIGYFTSPFLASWIIPYGGPGGWRQMFYLGAFGYLVLIAIMRFVPESPIWLSQARSTVIPSSKKLWSPSFRRQTAMLWIAFPAVLLLFYVIMNFMPSLLLKEGFSAHQALLFASLIMAASIPGKLIESWLVERIGRKPLLISFTLFAGLFALLFSHLHQFSEIIMAGMALSFFGIAVDPAMKIFTAEQYPTAIRAKGVGAAEAVARLLGGALAPFILEQALSSSGIQGTLIFTAVVTWLGTLALSLWAKETRFVALG
- a CDS encoding zinc ribbon domain-containing protein; its protein translation is MSQHSGSDQPLCPKCHQLVRSEDRFCRYCGYKLTKPTATSLRSGRPTKRLPRWPFVLVGLALGVVAAFVIGNQSQKVATTGSFKKSSLSQSHQHSSPPVSQSSPSPSPSSSPSPSPSPSPSPSPSPSPSQNPSPSPSAQPSSQAQNFVSVQNVYHGTTLGLSLPTVLDTVELSSPGAWQWGNKKGQVSMDVVAHKPSSISDALGPSTFGTPIIPEGKRVSQTIYVKWPGQGWVEVSMQVPQKHEAWLSTIAQSIHIG
- a CDS encoding haloacid dehalogenase type II, which encodes MIVVFDAYGTLWDVTQIQRECERFTDPENAQRLLSLWRQKQLEYAFLRTIMHQYVPFDQITHDALVYSLQYFHLSLSRAEQNDLEHAWWNPVAFNDALPTLNALKALSHQPIILSNGTPLMLQEGVKATQMQAVLDEVLSVDLTQHYKPHPEAYNLVVTQFNQAPSQVVFVSSNGWDIAGASHFGFHTIWINRLYLPAEELGIRPKAITSSLSELPATLPTL
- a CDS encoding MDR family MFS transporter → MPITASRSKVWIVIAILLAMFLSALDMTIVGTAMPSIINDLHGVAIYGWVFSAYLLTSTTPVPIYSKLADMYGRKTVFLAGTFIFTLGSVLSGLSQSMPELILFRALQGLGAAGVLPVALTIVGDLFTLEQRAKVQGLFSAVWGLSAIIGPLIGAWIVENASWRWVFEINLPVGIVAMIILITTFHETVEKKVHKLDTLGTILLTIGVTGFLIGLMQTSWHLPLRLVFMGLGVLITWSFLRVERSAQEPILPLPLFRQPFVFFSTGVNLFAGMLLFGLISFVPLFVQSVEFGTASAAGRAITPMLVGWPIAAMASSRLIVRSGYRPVAVIGGLLLVGGSVFMAITAIPQNFVVLASTLVIGTGLGLSLTSLLIGLQSQVPWDLRGVVTGSTQFFRTIGGSIGVALMGTLINLPKSQHLTANQATQLLLNPAKRHTLSPSVKALARHLTALGLHHAFEMALGFALLTFLSTWLLPRQSKDAKQSQISSSSALQQDA
- the nadC gene encoding carboxylating nicotinate-nucleotide diphosphorylase, which codes for MLIQAWHKLAQQGLEEDVGHGDITTELTIPKDLQGTMNFTARQELVICGLPIIQAVYDQLNPAVSICLYRQEGEKCQPQDVVASVKGPVQSLLMGERVVLNVLTWLSGIATITRDMVDKISDLPVKILDTRKTRPGQRIYEKYAVKVGGGHNHRFGLYDAILVKDNHVAAKGGMANALHDIRRHAPHGMFIEVEVDRLDQIPEVLAAQVDGILLDNMSVEEVRQAVLYINHRVFVEASGGINPANLREMAETGVDAISLGYITHSAPYVDIGADWEVRG